A DNA window from Halorubrum sp. DM2 contains the following coding sequences:
- a CDS encoding phosphoribosylamine--glycine ligase → MDAANFLFVSADAALITDLAWQVHREGHAVKYYIEAESDQEIGDGFVPKTDDWRAEVDWADVIIFDDIWVGSDVGTGALAQELREEGHAVVGGTPNTDRLEEDRGYAMEVLEDHGVNTVEHHVFHEFDAGIQHVRENPAPYVIKPLGEVQNVKRLLYVGNEDDGSDVIDVLKAYKKAWGHRMKGFQLQRKVEGVEVAICGFFDGDEFVDRVNFNFEHKKLFPGNIGPSTGEMGTSMFWAGRNRLFEETFGRIEGWLADEGYVGSIDINCIVNETGIYPLEFTPRFGYPTIALQEESIESSTGEFFYDLAHGNAPEPEVHGGYQIAVRVVLPPFPFDDEKTYDESSRNAAVVFQTEHRDGSHASGASVTSSGVAPDGIHLEDTKQVDGQWRVAGESGMPIVVTGKGETMSAAREQAYDRIDDVVMPNMYYRDDIGERWIDGDGDRLQAWGYLGP, encoded by the coding sequence ATGGACGCAGCGAACTTCCTCTTCGTCTCGGCCGACGCGGCGCTTATCACGGACCTCGCCTGGCAGGTCCACCGCGAGGGTCACGCCGTGAAGTACTACATCGAGGCCGAAAGCGATCAGGAGATCGGTGACGGCTTCGTCCCCAAGACGGACGACTGGCGCGCCGAGGTCGACTGGGCCGACGTGATAATCTTCGACGACATCTGGGTCGGCTCCGACGTGGGGACCGGCGCGCTCGCGCAGGAGCTCCGTGAGGAGGGCCACGCGGTGGTCGGCGGAACGCCGAACACCGACCGACTCGAAGAGGACCGCGGCTACGCGATGGAGGTCCTCGAAGACCACGGCGTCAACACCGTCGAACACCACGTCTTCCACGAGTTCGACGCCGGGATCCAGCACGTCCGCGAGAACCCCGCCCCGTACGTTATCAAGCCGCTCGGCGAGGTCCAGAACGTCAAGCGGCTGCTGTACGTCGGCAACGAGGACGACGGCAGCGACGTGATCGACGTCCTGAAGGCGTACAAGAAGGCGTGGGGCCACCGGATGAAGGGGTTCCAGCTCCAGCGGAAGGTCGAGGGCGTCGAGGTCGCGATCTGCGGCTTCTTCGACGGCGACGAGTTCGTCGACCGGGTCAACTTCAACTTCGAGCACAAGAAGCTGTTCCCGGGGAACATCGGCCCGTCGACCGGCGAGATGGGAACGTCGATGTTCTGGGCCGGCCGGAACCGACTGTTCGAGGAGACGTTCGGGAGGATCGAGGGGTGGCTCGCTGACGAGGGGTACGTCGGCAGCATCGACATCAACTGTATCGTCAACGAGACGGGGATCTACCCGCTGGAGTTCACGCCGCGGTTCGGCTACCCGACCATCGCCTTACAGGAGGAGTCGATCGAGTCCTCGACCGGCGAGTTCTTCTACGACCTCGCCCACGGTAACGCCCCCGAGCCGGAGGTCCACGGCGGGTACCAGATCGCCGTCAGGGTCGTCCTCCCGCCGTTCCCGTTCGACGACGAGAAGACGTACGACGAGAGCTCGCGGAACGCGGCGGTCGTCTTCCAGACGGAGCACCGCGACGGGAGTCACGCGAGCGGAGCGAGCGTGACGTCGTCGGGGGTCGCCCCCGACGGAATCCATCTGGAGGACACGAAGCAGGTCGACGGGCAGTGGCGCGTCGCCGGCGAGAGCGGGATGCCAATCGTCGTGACCGGGAAAGGCGAGACGATGAGCGCCGCCCGCGAGCAGGCGTACGACCGCATCGACGACGTCGTCATGCCGAACATGTACTACCGCGACGACATCGGCGAGCGCTGGATCGACGGCGACGGCGACCGGCTTCAGGCGTGGGGATACCTCGGGCCCTGA
- a CDS encoding alpha/beta fold hydrolase produces MPTVTRDGVTIDYAVDGDPSGPAVLLLEGLGYGRWMWRWLAEALADDYEVLRPDNRGTGDSDAPEGPYTAAEMAADASAVLDDRGVDAVHVCGASMGGMIAQELALGDDRVASLTLLCTSPGGEEAAPTPPEVQEHIFAAPEDADPRERIRYLMEPAVSEGFYDREPELVEDIVDWRLAGDATPAGREAQVAAVAAFDASDRLGDLDVPALVLHGTADRVLPVENADLLAERLPHADVDLFDGGPHLFFIEERERVNDRIRGFLGEVA; encoded by the coding sequence ATGCCAACTGTGACACGTGACGGCGTGACGATCGATTACGCCGTCGACGGGGACCCGTCGGGACCGGCCGTGCTGCTGCTCGAAGGGCTCGGGTACGGCCGGTGGATGTGGCGGTGGCTCGCCGAGGCGCTCGCCGACGACTACGAGGTCCTTCGACCCGACAACCGCGGCACGGGGGACTCGGACGCGCCCGAAGGACCGTACACCGCCGCCGAGATGGCGGCCGACGCGAGCGCGGTCCTCGACGATCGCGGGGTCGACGCGGTCCACGTCTGCGGCGCGTCGATGGGCGGGATGATCGCGCAGGAACTCGCGCTCGGCGACGACCGCGTCGCCTCCCTGACGCTGCTGTGTACCTCGCCGGGCGGCGAGGAGGCGGCCCCCACGCCCCCGGAGGTTCAAGAGCACATCTTCGCCGCGCCCGAGGACGCCGACCCCCGCGAGCGGATCCGGTACCTGATGGAGCCGGCCGTCTCCGAGGGGTTCTACGACCGCGAGCCGGAGCTCGTCGAGGACATCGTCGACTGGCGGCTGGCGGGCGACGCGACCCCGGCGGGCCGCGAGGCGCAGGTCGCGGCGGTGGCGGCGTTCGACGCGAGCGACCGGCTCGGCGACCTCGACGTGCCGGCGCTCGTCCTCCACGGAACCGCGGACCGCGTCCTCCCGGTCGAGAACGCCGACCTGCTCGCCGAGCGCCTCCCGCACGCCGACGTGGACCTGTTCGACGGCGGGCCACACCTCTTCTTCATCGAGGAGCGCGAGCGCGTCAACGACCGGATCCGGGGCTTCCTCGGCGAGGTCGCCTGA